One window of Streptomyces sp. SUK 48 genomic DNA carries:
- a CDS encoding transglycosylase SLT domain-containing protein, with protein sequence MSAAVQPRRTRANRLVRLIAVAGTGAAVLAMPLVGAATASATTGTTSAATTPAGYPNNLDGWIRESLAIMAEKHIPGTYNGIHRNIIRESSGNPNAINLWDSNAAKGIPSKGLLQVIDPTFNAYHVAGTSFNIYDPVANITAACNYAAARYGSIDNVNGAY encoded by the coding sequence ATGTCTGCTGCCGTTCAGCCGCGCCGCACCCGCGCCAACCGTCTCGTCCGCCTGATCGCCGTCGCCGGCACCGGCGCGGCCGTGCTCGCCATGCCGCTCGTGGGCGCGGCGACCGCGTCCGCCACCACCGGCACGACCTCGGCCGCCACCACGCCCGCCGGGTACCCGAACAACCTCGACGGCTGGATCCGCGAGTCCCTCGCGATCATGGCCGAGAAGCACATCCCGGGCACCTACAACGGCATCCACCGCAACATCATCCGTGAGTCCTCGGGCAACCCGAACGCCATCAACCTGTGGGACTCCAACGCGGCCAAGGGCATACCGTCCAAGGGTCTGCTCCAGGTGATCGACCCGACCTTCAACGCGTACCACGTGGCCGGAACGTCGTTCAACATCTACGACCCGGTCGCGAACATCACCGCCGCCTGCAACTACGCGGCCGCGCGGTACGGCTCGATCGACAACGTCAACGGCGCCTACTGA